The uncultured Methanolobus sp. sequence ACTTCATCTCTCCTTTGATTGAAAGTGTTGTACTCTGGGTGGTCAGAGGACATGCAATGAGAAGTGCTGAAATGAACTGTGAACTGATGGAGCCGTCAATGGTTGTAATGGCACCTTTCAGGCCACCTCTGACTACAAGAGGTGCACAGCCGTTTCCTCTGGTAGAGTATGCCTCTACACCAAGCTTGTTAAGAACGTCAAGAAGGGGCTGGTTTGGCCTGTTCCTTATGGAGCTGTCACCGGTAAGTACGGTAACTCCGTTTGTAAGTGATGATACTGCGGTCATAAAACGCAGTGTGGTTCCTGAGTTAGCCACGTCTATAATGTTATTTGGTATGTGAGGTTTACCATTCACTCCCTTCACGTGAATTCTATCCTCAAATGTTTCTATGTTTGCTCCTAGTGCCTCTGCTGCACGAATACTTGCAAGTGTATCGGCTGACATGAGGGGGCGGTGTATCACACAGTCATCGGACAGTGCAGCAATTGTAATTGCACGATGGGTATAACTTTTTGATGGCGGTGCAAATACTTCACCATCTACCTTTGAAGTGCTGACAGATACTTTCATTTTATCCTCTTTTATCCCAGATTATGTAAAGTGTAATCAGTAATGTCTTAATATCTCATTCCTTTTATTCAGACATAATTAATTTAAATTGGCAGGACACAAATAAGAATTTATCCTTAGTTACTTGTGACAAAATGCCTTTCTCTATGATATTCTTATCGATGTACTAACGATAACCTAATACCCTTTTTGCTAAAAACACATTTAATCCTGGTCTAATCCGCGTAAAATGTACTGTATCTTCCGATCTCTTTTTATCATATGCCGCAAAATCTCAGGATAGATAATTCGATATCAGCATATATTACACACGATGGTGCGAAGAATGAAGTGCTATACCATAGGATACGGAAACCGTCAGCTTGATGAGTTCATTTTCATGCTGGCAAAGAACAGGATCACACATCTGGTCGATATCAGAAAGTATCCACAGTCAACTTTCAAGGTATATGACAGGGAATCGCTTGAAGATGTACTTCCAAAGAACAGTATTCTTTATTATCATTGTGAAGGTGTTGGAGGTATGCGTGAATCCACATATGTGGAGTATATGGATACGGAGTCATTCCAGAGCAGCCTGGGCAAACTGATATCTCTTATCAGTAAAGTTAACTCCGAAAACGGCAGGTTAGTTCTGATGTGTGCTGAAAAAAGTCCGAAAGGCTGTCACAGGCACTATCTTTCAAATAAACTTGAAGAAAAAGGTATTGAGGTCATCCACCTTGTTGAACAGGGGCAGACAAGCCTCTTTAATTTTTAGTAATTCAACTTATCTTAATCTGACTCTTACAT is a genomic window containing:
- a CDS encoding DUF488 domain-containing protein yields the protein MKCYTIGYGNRQLDEFIFMLAKNRITHLVDIRKYPQSTFKVYDRESLEDVLPKNSILYYHCEGVGGMRESTYVEYMDTESFQSSLGKLISLISKVNSENGRLVLMCAEKSPKGCHRHYLSNKLEEKGIEVIHLVEQGQTSLFNF